Proteins encoded within one genomic window of Eurosta solidaginis isolate ZX-2024a chromosome 1, ASM4086904v1, whole genome shotgun sequence:
- the Nf1 gene encoding neurofibromin isoform X6 — protein sequence MAIQKPGEWANSLLARFEDQLPNKFGPHGTQARISQDQLSACLIHISRYRFSLVISGLTKMLQRVNEASIQNRHDSERCCFESLVIILTTLERCLTNQTKDTARFEEAMNVKLLLREISQFIDVQSDNNSNAAQLKAIASKVLFALSQNHFSAVFNRISARIQELTTCSDENPDYCDIELIQHIDMDINKLTKLLQVFKSRSKKAPPLILLHSLEKAIWNWIEYHPHEFQDLQRGITTKDISGCWESLLDFVEAYKSENKKNKTTVWPLQMLLLILTPSCLEATVNELQSEKEKDKEKTKSSSAQSSAQATRDKEQSAKQFIEGVKRGLGPHSPSKQVTEYAAIAGVKLCKASTYVNINDSNNVIFKLVQYMINDLKALLFNPAKPFSRGQAYNYADIELMIDCWVSLFRINPHNIDTLKVCLNLSSPQAYHFVIVCSLLRLTQIHVDFRLQNKNPFRTINTPSLPWWPETNVVHNRSAELRALFTDTLNKATQGYIAHTPLRMITSLTLKSKDTQKGLARSEEGPAHKMLLLLMVRLIHADPTLLLNTQGKVAHEMQSSSLELINGLVSLVHQPTMPDVAQEAMEALLALHSFDKIELWNPQAPMNCFWDVSSQVLFSISQKLIQHQIANYTDVLKWMREILICRNCYLQRHKKYALVGHELQICRQARIKLEVVFFMYLWSVDLDAVLTSLSCFGLLCQESDILLTADDAATVLLVANYQIYQDLTQLANSATDTRICFYETTHGNAFSRLTLQRRMMNLLRKIEHCVGVQTAWEETFRNWELSCKVLQSYPKCKTDDAQAELFHRGVGKRRASHQSSEHDLEEHITEWANMTWFLLTLGGVCLQKRLAARWKQMQQQNNATTVGSSSGVSGPSNILPGPNSLAQSQNTLAASGSMTSISSIPAISLYSLYSCSTSSGRGSLMHPSTVSLTTIVPVPPQDLQYCPVTQFISQLLRLLVCVNDKIGLNIQKNVKELIAEEMTPQLYPILFDQIRAITEKFFDQQGQVNVSDVNTQFIEHVIYIMKAILDPKSAKDPNNEQAAASEYLSVTSIEGMMLSIVRYVRHLDMTTSSARTKTRLCQLVEIMMKRRDDLAFRQEMKFRNKLVEYLTDWVMGTTHQITPSTTSDTPPANTTQVFRDLDQACMEAVAALLRGLPLQPEESDRGDLMDAKSALFLKYFTLFMNLLNDCIDSSEAENKEINNPPLLPPRHPAAGKLTALRNFTIQAMSNLLGANIDSGLMHSIDLGYNPDVQTRAAFMEVLTQVLQQGTEFDTLAETVLADRFEQLVQLVTMISDKGELPIAMALANVVTTSQMDELARVLVTLFDAKHLLSPLLWNMFYREVEISECMSTLFRGNSLGSKIMAFCFKIYGASYLQNLLEPLIRPLLDDPSTSYEVDPARLLPGEDLERNKENLMELTKRFFDAILNSVDRFPSQLRSMCHCLYQVLSKRFPTVLQTNIGAVGTVIFLRFINPAIVSPQELGIVGRQVPASVKRGLMLMSKILQNIANHVEFSKEQHMVSFNDFLRTRFEQGRHFFVQIASDCETVDQTSHSMSFISDANVLALHRLLWTHQERIGDYLSSSRDHKAVGRRPFDKMATLLAYLGPPEHKPVDSHMMFSTYARWSSIDMSSTNFEEIMLKHQMHEKEEFKTLKTMNIFYQAGTSKQGYPVFYYIARRYKIGETNGDLLIYHVILTLKPFCHSPFEVVIDFTHTCSDNRFRTEFLQKWFYVLPTVAYENIMAVYIYNCNSWVREYTKFHDRVLAPLKGNRKIVFLDVPNKLNEFIDTEQQKLPGATLSLDEDLKVFSNALKLSHKDTKVAIKVGPTALQITSSEKTKVLSHTVLLNDVYYASEIEEVCLVDDNQFTLSIANESGQLSFIHNDCDTIVQAIIHIRNRWELSQPETVTVHQKIRPKDVPGTLLNMALLNLGSSDPTLRLAAYNLLCALTASFDLKIEGQLLETQGLCIPSNNTIFIKSVSEKLANNEPHLTVEFLEECIQGFQRSTIELKHLCLEYMTPWLKNLMKFCKSNDDAKKAKVAHILDKLIHLTIEQKEMYPSVQAKIWGSVGQIPELIEMVLDNFLHKSVAYGLGSTQVEIMADTSVALASENVQLVSKKIITRICRVMDKTCTNPTQYLEQHMMWDDIAVLSRYLLMLSFNNCLDVAIHLPYLFHIITFVVCTGSLSMRASSHGLVINTIHSLCTCTKPTFSEEAQRVLRLSLDEFSLSKFYLLFGISKVKSAAVTAFRSSCRHQSDKWLGNERVSQPLPADRERLSLPSLEVIADALLEIMEACMPDVPDSQWLQTWTSLARSFAFCYNPALQPRALIVYGCISKSVTDQEVKQLLRLLVKALESFNDIVLIEALVMCLTRIQPLLRPESPIHCALFWVAISVLQLDEVTLYGVGLALLEQNLHTLKSQGCFESESISDVMMNTREKLEWHFKQLDHAVGLSFRSNFHFALVGHLLKGFRHPTPTTVSRTARVLSMLLGIVAKPLRRDKFEVTPDSVAYLTALVAVSEEVRSRCHVKHAIPRWPADSSIIENGETALNGNQNTFGMPLSRRQKSWDILDQSALQLARHHKGPTHQGQVNA from the exons CTACCCAACAAATTCGGACCACATGGCACACAAGCGCGTATCAGCCAAGATCAGTTGAGCGCATGTCTCATACATATATCTCGATATCGTTTTTCATTGGTTATATCTGGACTTACAAAAATGTTGCAACGCGTTAACGAAGCA TCTATACAAAATCGTCATGATTCCGAGCGTTGTTGTTTTGAATCTCTTGTCATCATACTTACAACACTGGAACGTTGTCTGACAAACCAAACAAAGGACACCGCACGTTTCGAGGAGGCAATGAATGTTAAACTTTTACTACGTGAAATTTCACAATTCATTGATGTACAAAGTGACAACAACTCGAACGCTGCCCAATTGAAAGCTATAGCATCAAAAGTCCTATTTGCACTTTCGCAAAATCATTTTTCTGCGGTATTCAATCGCATTTCAGCGCGCATTCAAGAACTGACTACATGCTCGGATGAGAATCCTGATTATTGTGATATTGAACTAATACAACATATCGATATGGACATAAATAAATTGACAAAATTGTTACAAG TGTTTAAATCAAGATCAAAGAAGGCACCACCGCTAATACTCCTGCATTCGCTGGAGAAAGCCATTTGGAACTGGATTGAATATCATCCACATGAGTTCCAAGATTTACAACGTGGTATTACAACTAAGGACATTTCTGG TTGTTGGGAATCCTTGTTGGACTTTGTTGAAGCATACAAATCAGAgaacaaaaagaacaaaaccACCGTATGGCCATTGCAAATGTTATTGCTCATACTAACACCC AGTTGTTTAGAGGCCACCGTAAACGAGCTACAATCTGAAAAGGAGAAGGATAAAGAAAAAACGAAATCATCATCTGCGCAATCGTCTGCACAAGCAACACGCGATAAAGAACAATCAGCGAAACAGTTTATTGAAGGCGTTAAGCGTGGTTTAGGGCCACATTCACCTTCTAAACAAGTAACCGAATATGCGGCTATAGCTGGCGTAAAACTTTGCAAAGCCTCCACCTATGTTAATATTAATGATTCAAATAATGTTATATTCAAACTGGTGCAATACATGATTAATGATTTGAAAGCGCTACTCTTCAATCCGGCTAAACCATTTTCACGTGGACAAGCATACAATTATGCCGATATCGAATTAATGATTGACTGTTGGGTTTCTTTGTTTCGCATCAATCCGCACAATATTGATACACTAAAAGTTTGTCTTAATCTATCATCACCACAGGCATATCATTTTGTAATTGTATGCTCGTTGTTAAG ATTGACTCAGATTCATGTGGATTTTcgtttacaaaataaaaatcctTTTCGCACTATTAATACTCCATCACTGCCGTGGTGGCCTGAAACGAATGTTGTTCATAATCGTTCAGCGGAATTGCGTGCACTTTTCACTGACACCTTGAATAAGGCCACGCAAGGTTACATTGCGCACACGCCATTGCGTATGATCACTTCGTTAACGCTGAAATCAAAAGATACGCAAAAAGGTCTGGCACGCTCAGAAGAGGGACCTGCACACAAAATGTTGCTGCTGCTCATGGTGCGACTTATACATGCTGATCCgacattgcttttaaat ACTCAAGGCAAAGTAGCACATGAAATGCAAAGCTCTTCGCTGGAACTCATTAATGGTCTTGTGAGTCTTGTACACCAACCCACCATGCCAGATGTAGCCCAAGAAGCTATGGAGGCTCTACTGGCTTTACATTCTTTCGACAAAATAGAATTATGGAATCCACAAGCGCCAATGAATTGTTTTTGGGATGTTAGCTCCCAAGTTTTGTTCTCTATTTCACAAAAGCTCATACAACATCAAATAGCCAACTATACTGATGTACTAAAATGGATGCGAGAAATTTTGATTTGTCGCAATTGTTATCTGCAGCGTCATAAAAAATATGCTTTGGTTGGACATGAATTGCAAATTTGTCGGCAGGCTCGCATTAAGTTAGAAGTAGTATTTTTTATGTACCTGTGGTCAGTTGACTTGGATGCTGTACTAACTTCACTTTCTTGTTTTGGACTGTTGTGTCAAGAGTCAGATATTTTACTAACGGCGGATGATGCTGCCACAGTGCTGCTGGTAGCGAACTATCAGATATATCAGGATCTAACGCAATTGGCCAATT CTGCAACTGATACTCGCATTTGTTTCTACGAGACTACTCATGGAAACGCGTTTA GCCGACTAACGCTGCAACGACGCATGATGAATTTGCTGCGCAAAATTGAGCATTGTGTTGGTGTTCAAACTGCATGGGAAGAAACTTTCAG AAACTGGGAGCTTTCCTGCAAAGTTCTACAATCTTATCCGAAATGCAAAACAGACGATGCTCAAGCTGAGCTATTTCACCGTGGCGTTGGCAAACGTCGCGCTAGTCATCAAAGTTCTGAGCATGATTTGGAAGAACACATTACTGAATGGGCAAATATGACTTGGTTTCTGTTAACGCTTGGTGGTGTTTGTTTGCAAAAACGATTGGCTGCGCGTTGgaaacaaatgcaacaacaaaataatGCTACCACTGTTGGCTCAAGTAGTGGTGTGTCGGGGCCAAGTAATATTTTACCAGGTCCCAATAGTTTGGCACAATCGCAAAATACGCTAGCAGCATCTGGCAGCATGACTTCTATTTCATCTATACCCGCCATTTCCTTGTACTCACTCTACTCATGTTCCACTAGCTCCGGACGTGGTTCACTAATGCATCCAAGCACGGTTTCATTAACAACAATTGTGCCAGTGCCACCGCAGGATTTACAATACTGTCCAGTGACACA ATTTATTAGCCAACTTCTACGATTGCTAGTTTGTGTTAATGATAAAATTGGTTTGAACATACAGAAAAATGTTAAAGAGTTGATTGCTGAAGAAATGACTCCTCAACTTTATCCTATACTCTTTGATCAGATCCGTGCGATTACCGAGAAATTTTTCGATCAACAGGGACAAGTTAATGTCTCTGATGTAAATACACAATTCATCGAACATGTAATTTATATAATGAAGGCCATATTGGATCCTAAATCTGCCAAAGATCCGAACAACGAACAAGCAGCTGCATCTGAGTACCTGAGCGTGACCAGTATTGAAGGCATGATGTTGAGCATTGTGCGTTACGTACGTCATCTGGATATGACAACTTCATCGGCACGCACCAAAACGAGACTTTGTCAGTTGGTAGAGATAATGATGAAACGCAGGGACGATTTGGCATTTCGGCAGGAAATGAAATTTCGCAACAAATTAGTGGAGTACCTGACAGATTGGGTTATGGGCACAACACATCAAATAACACCTTCAACTACATCTGATACGCCGCCTGCTAA CACAACGCAAGTATTTCGTGATCTCGATCAAGCTTGCATGGAAGCCGTAGCAGCATTACTACGTGGTCTACCTTTACAGCCCGAGGAATCTGATCGCGGCGATTTGATGGATGCCAAGAGCGCACTATTTCTCAA ATACTTTACACTTTTTATGAATCTCCTAAACGACTGCATTGACAGCTCCGAGGCTGAAAATAAAGAGATAAATAATCCACCTTTACTCCCACCGCGCCATCCTGCAGCTGGCAAACTTACTGCATTACGAAATTTTACTATACAAGCTATGTCCAATTTGCTGGGTGCCAATATAGACTCAGGTCTTATGCATTCAATTGATTTGGGTTATAATCCTGATGTACAAACACGTGCAGCTTTTATGGAAGTCCTAACACAAGTATTACAGCAGGGCACTGAATTTGATACCCTAGCTGAAACGGTATTAGCAGATCGTTTTGAGCAACTAGTACAACTGGTAACAATGATAAGCGACAAAGGCGAACTACCGATTGCTATGGCACTAGCTAATGTAGTAACTACTTCGCAAATGGATGAATTGGCACGTGTGCTGGTCACACTGTTTGATGCCAAACATTTGCTTTCCCCACTCTTATGGAATATGTTCTATCGTGAAGTGGAGATATCGGAATGCATGTCAACATTATTTCGTGGCAATTCATTGGGCAGTAAAATAATggcattttgttttaaaatttatggCGCAAGTTATTTGCAGAATTTACTGGAGCCATTGATACGGCCACTGCTTGATGATCCGAGTACCAGTTATGAGGTGGATCCCGCACG GCTTTTGCCCGGTGAAGATTTGGAGCGTAACAAGGAGAATTTAATGGAGTTAACTAAACGTTTCTTTGATGCAATACTCAATTCCGTAGATCGTTTTCCTTCACAGTTGCGTTCGATGTGCCATTGTCTTTATCAGGTGTTGAGCAAACGCTTTCCCACAGTACTGCAAACTAATATTGGTGCAGTGGGCACTGTAATATTTTTACGCTTTATTAATCCAGCTATTG TGTCACCACAAGAACTCGGCATTGTCGGTCGGCAGGTTCCAGCTTCAGTGAAACGCGGTCTCATGTTAAtgtcaaaaattttgcaaaatattgCAAATCATGTCGAATTCTCAAAAGAACAGCATATGGTTTCATTCAATGATTTCTTGCGCACACGTTTCGAACAAGGACGCCACTTTTTCGTACAAATTGCTTCAGATTGTGAGACTGTTGATCAGACTTCGCATAGCATGAGTTTTATATCAGATGCTAATGTGTTGGCATTGCATCGTCTACTTTGGACGCATCAAGAACGTATTGGCGACTATTTATCTAGTAGTCGTGATCACAAAGCTGTTGGAAGACGTCCATTTGATAAGATGGCTACCCTCCTTGCTTATTTGGGACCACCTGAACATAAACCTGTGGATTCACA tATGATGTTTTCGACGTATGCGCGCTGGAGCTCTATTGATATGTCTTCTACTAATTTCGAGGAAATTATGCTAAAACATCAGATGCACGAAAAAGAGGAATTCAAAACTTTAAAAACTATGAATATATTTTATCAAGCGGGCACTAGTAAACAGGGATATCCGGTATTTTACTACATTGCAAGACGTTACAA AATTGGTGAAACAAATGGAGATTTACTTATTTATCATGTCATACTAACACTGAAACCATTCTGTCATTCACCATTCGAAGTTGTGATTGATTTTACGCATACCTGTTCGGATAATCGCTTTCGCACCGAATTCTTACAAAAATGGTTTTACGTACTGCCAACTGTTGCTTACGAAAATATTATGGCTGTTTATATATACAACTGTAATTCATGGGTGCGagaatataccaaatttcatgatcgCGTGCTAGCACCATTGAAA GGCAATCGAAAGATAGTGTTCCTTGATGTacccaacaaattaaatgaattcatCGATACCGAACAACAGAAACTGCCAGGTGCTACATTATCGCTAGATGAAGATTTAAAAGTTTTCAGCAATGCACTGAAACTCAGTCATAAAGATACAAAAGTCGCAATAAAAGTTGGTCCCACTGCATTACAAATAActtcatctgaaaaaacaaaggTATTATCACACACCGTCTTGCTCAACGATGTATACTATGCTTCCGAAATAGAGGAAGTTTGTCTAGTAGATGATAATCAATTCACGCTATCTATTGCTAACGAAAGTGGTCAGTTAAGTTTCATACACAACGATTGTGATACCATTGTACAAGCTATTATTCACATACGTAACCGCTGGGAATTAAGTCAACCTGAAACGGTAACAGTGCATCAGAAAATACGTCCTAAGGATGTACCGGGTACGCTATTAAATATGGCACTGCTAAATTTGGGTTCCTCTGATCCCACATTACGTTTAGCTGCATACAATTTACTCTGTGCGCTGACAGCatcttttgatttaaaaattgaaGGTCAACTATTGGAGACACAAGGTCTATGCATACCTTCCAATAATACAATATTTATAAAATCTGTTAGTGAAAAATTAGCAAACAATGAACCGCATTTAACAGTTGAATTTTTGGAGGAATGTATACAAGGTTTCCAGCGTAGCACAATTGAATTGAAACATTTATGTTTAGAATATATGACGCCATGGTTAAagaatttaatgaaattttgcaaATCTAACGATGATGCTAAGAAAGCAAAAGTTGCGCatattttagataaattaatacatttaacaaTTGAACAAAAGGAAATGTATCCATCGGTGCAAGCGAAAATTTGGGGCTCTGTTGGACAAATTCCGGAACTAATTGAAATGGTTCTCGATAATTTTCTGCACAAGTCGGTAGCTTATGGTTTGGGTTCAACACAGGTGGAGATTATGGCAGATACGTCAGTAGCACTTGCTTCGGAAAATGTACAATTGGTTTCGAAGAAGATTATAACGCGTATATGTCGCGTTATGGATAAGACTTGTACAAATCCTACACAGTACCTGGAACAGCATATGATGTGGGATGATATTGCTGTATTGTCACGTTATTTACTTATGTTGTCGTTTAATAATTGTCTCGACGTCGCCATACATTTACCGTACCTTTTTCATATTATCACATTTGTG GTCTGTACTGGCTCTTTGTCTATGCGGGCCTCTAGCCATGGACTTGTCATCAATACCATCCATTCTTTATGTACCTGTACTAAACCGACCTTCTCAGAGGAAGCACAACGTGTCCTCCGCCTATCACTTGATGAATTCTCTTTGTCCAAATTTTATTTACTCTTCGGCATAAGCAAAGTAAAATCGGCCGCTGTAACTGCTTTTCGCTCGAGTTGTCGACATCAATCCGACAAATGGTTGGGTAATGAACGCGTATCTCAACCGCTACCCGCAGATCGTGAACGTTTGTCGCTACCCTCACTTGAAGTAATTGCTGATGCATTATTGGAAATTATGGAAGCGTGCATGCCTGATGTACCGGATAGTCAATGGCTTCAGACATGGACATCGTTGGCACGTAGTTTTGCATTTTGTTATAATCCAGCGCTACAACCACGCGCGCTTATTGTTTACGGTTGTATAAGCAAAAGTGTTACCGATCAGGAGGTTAAACAATTGTTGCGTTTGCTTGTAAAAGCGTTGGAGTCTTTTAACGATATTGTACTGATAGAGGCATTGGTGATGTGCTTGACACGTATACAACCGCTCTTGAGACCT GAATCTCCCATACATTGCGCATTATTTTGGGTCGCAATATCTGTTTTGCAACTGGACGAAGTTACATTGTACGGTGTTGGTCTTGCATTGCTTGAACAAAATTTGCATACCCTTAAGTCGCAAGGTTGTTTCGAATCTGAAAGTATTAGCGATGTTATGATGAATACACGTGAAAAATTGGAGTGGCATTTCAAGCAACTGGATCATGCGGTTGGCCTATCATTTCGTAGTAATTTCCACTTTGCGCTCGTCGGCCATTTGCTAAAA GGTTTCCGTCATCCTACACCAACAACTGTATCACGTACAGCGCGCGTACTCTCCATGCTTTTGGGTATTGTCGCCAAACCACTAAGACGTGACAAATTTGAAGTTACTCCAGATAGCGTCGCTTATTTAACGGCACTAGTTGCTGTGTCTGAGGAAGTGCGTTCACGTTGTCATGTTAAGCATGCTATACCGCGTTGGCCTGCAGATTCGAGTATAATAGAAAATGGCGAAACGGCTTTGAATGGCAATCAGAAT ACATTTGGCATGCCTTTATCGCGTCGTCAAAAGTCCTGGGATATTCTTGATCAATCAGCGCTTCAGTTAGCTCGTCACCATAAAGGACCTACACATCAG GGGCAGGTGAATGCGTAA